Proteins from one Macrobrachium rosenbergii isolate ZJJX-2024 chromosome 14, ASM4041242v1, whole genome shotgun sequence genomic window:
- the LOC136845764 gene encoding uncharacterized protein — protein MESKVIIPPTLPTYGHSTVYIYPTVSPRVVVVPILTCIFGFPVLVLLVICALRYRARRARTSAKKTHMRRDPSMLELASGPSILASRCNNDKEPRTSFKKKKTLVRFKPMPEIDLDTVVEEKSEFDAEVTASDLLTTPEEFVIPEEETPAASFRAYRYMGPAQTTNVPVAPLNNGGEEMDSNVDYDFDDENEDETGDQFERQDSQRQNRKRFALQRSESRVDGSSGSSDSDTTAVCFSLSPKQVTKSPTAMHLALKKLDGVMNRRHSSPVKINYGANKPHRSSGRVNYSYSKEEEPVVKEKEKEKEKEKEKEKENKRDKAAEQLKIAIDYIDRELMPDISARSYSVRNPSRKSQSFCSKRRGESFKVKKQNLSRSISHKLSSSQENVKKPDLIEMNECSSRKPLGKSLSVGAPRSSVYSSISHSELRTLDENSESPNSIASKESESISGKDLRIELDPKAICGAISLTNGNGTEGSTIITTHFDKGTPRSSVSSTHNRSWSCSITVQSEEDDPDNPNTGVVVISGDRGAEEQGDFRPVRKAWPDNRLGDPCPALPLKSPERLIGSVGFDRGRPTSNERQYQNIINDYAMKYRQEENKFKSHCQTCSVNVESDDERSTLV, from the exons ATGGAATCTAAGGTTATTATTCCGCCTACTCTACCCACTTATGGTCATTCTACCGTCTACATCTACCCTACAG TTTCACCACGAGTGGTGGTCGTGCCTATCCTGACCTGTATCTTCGGTTTCCCGGTACTGGTGCTCCTAGTCATCTGCGCCCTCAGATACAGAGCAAGGAGGGCGAGAACAAGTGCTAAGAAGACTcacat GCGGCGCGACCCATCTATGCTGGAGCTGGCTTCTGGACCATCTATCTTGGCCAGCAGGTGCAACAATG ACAAAGAGCCGAGAACGagtttcaaaaagaagaaaactctCGTCAg GTTCAAACCAATGCCGGAGATCGACCTCGACACTGTGGTCGAAGAGAAATCAGAATTCGACGCTGAGGTGACGGCATCAGACCTCTTAACAACTCCCGAAGAATTTGTGATACCCGAAGAAGAAACACCCGCAGCATCCTTCAGAGCCTACAGGTATATGGGGCCGGCACAAACAACCAATGTCCCCGTGGCACCCCTCAATAATGGCGGTGAGGAAATGGACAGCAACGTCGACTATGATTTCGATGATGAAAACGAAGACGAAACAGGCGATCAGTTCGAAAGACAGGACTCACAACGCCAGAACCGCAAGAGATTTGCCTTACAAAGGAGCGAAAGCCGTGTCGACGGGAGTAGCGGAAGCAGCGACAGTGACACCACGGCCGTCTGCTTCTCTTTATCGCCGAAACAGGTGACAAAGTCCCCAACGGCGATGCATTTAGCCCTAAAAAAGCTAGATGGGGTGATGAACAGGCGGCACTCGAGCCCGGTCAAGATCAATTATGGAGCGAACAAACCACACAGAAGTTCTGGTAGGGTAAATTATAGTTATTCCaaagaagaagaacctgtcgttaaggagaaagaaaaggaaaaggaaaaagaaaaagaaaaagaaaaagaaaacaaaagggacaAGGCAGCTGAACAACTAAAGATTGCTATTGACTACATTGACCGGGAACTCATGCCTGACATTTCGGCCCGCTCGTACTCTGTCAGAAATCCCTCTCGAAAGTCGCAGTCTTTCTGCTCCAAACGTCGAGGAGAATCCTTCAAGGTCAAGAAGCAAAATCTTTCACGGAGTATATCTCACAAACTCAGCTCTTCCCAAGAAAACGTCAAGAAACCCGACTTGATTGAGATGAACGAATGCAGTTCTCGAAAGCCTTTGGGTAAATCGCTGTCTGTAGGGGCACCAAGAAGCTCCGTGTACAGCAGCATCTCTCACAGCGAGTTGCGCACTTTGGACGAAAACAGCGAGAGCCCCAACAGCATCGCCAGCAAAGAATCAGAGTCAATAAGTGGCAAAGACCTTCGAATTGAGTTGGACCCAAAGGCCATCTGTGGTGCTATTAGTCTCACCAATGGCAATGGAACTGAAGGGTCGACCATAATTACCACCCATTTTGACAAAGGTACTCCGCGTTCATCAGTTTCGTCAACTCACAATCGCTCGTGGAGTTGTTCGATAACTGTGCAGAGTGAAGAAGATGATCCCGATAATCCAAATACTGGCGTGGTAGTAATAAGTGGAGACAGAGGGGCAGAGGAGCAGGGCGATTTTAGGCCGGTGAGAAAAGCATGGCCGGACAACCGCTTAGGTGATCCTTGCCCAGCACTGCCTCTCAAGTCTCCCGAAAGACTCATAGGAAGCGTTGGGTTTGACAGAGGAAGGCCCACGAGTAATGAGAGACAATACCAAAATATCATAAATGATTATGCCATGAAATAcagacaagaagaaaataaattcaaaagtcaTTGCCAGACCTGCTCAGTCAATGTTGAGAGTGATGATGAAAGAAGTACTCTAGTGTGA